The genomic stretch gaatgtttacaaagcttaggctttcagtatacactccaacagttaaccctattagtagtcttccaagtgCCCTAGCATCCCAAGCATGCTTGTgtgagttgtggtgagatttctccacccacaatgaGCTGCGTGAGTTAGCCAGAGGTtttccggggaatcatccactgacggatcggGATCATCTACCTTACGGATAGCGATAGAGTAGGTGTTTTATCTctaaaccacgttaaatcaacatgTCATTGGGTTTGTCTTTCTATTTATTAGTTTGTTTTGTATTCCATTATACACTAATATTATAGGAACCGGACGATTTAGATGAtcgactattcaccccctctaaccgGACATCAAGATCCCCACAaaaagtgttagcattgttttctgcCTCAAGTTTTCGCTGCAAGTTCTCACGGTCCTAACAATAGAGAGGATATTTTGAACGGTTCACATGCATGTTTTCCATTTTTTCCGTCTAACATGTATCTCCTCGTTTGATTTCCAATATAATTTAACTtcgtaaaaaaaaagtaaaatgtaGATTAATCTCGAATTGAGCTAGTCGAATCATTGACGTGTTATGTAAATTTACAATTGAATAAGAAGCACAATGGTGAATGAATCTTCCCAAGAGTAAAACATATAAAGGAAAGGAAGAGGGTGGATGAAATAACTTCTATGTCCAAGTTCTTTATATAGTATATGATTCCTATGTACGGCCACCCCCGAAGTAAACACATTTGGATGTGATATATGATCCCATTTTATCGACTTTTCAAATCTAATGTCATTTCTTCAAATCAGTAACTAAAATATAAGATCTTATAAAATGTGTAAGGtgtcaacataaaaaaaaaaatagaaatatgtagtatatatttagaaaataaaGAACCAAAATATTATAGtcaaactttttcttttcttttcttttcttgtatacaACCAATAAAGAAATCTATTGACAAGAAGTTTTCACGAGCTTAGTTAATATTCATTAATAAGTTGATCATTTTATAGTTTAAACTatataattttaatctaaaataaatataaacaacATTTTATGAGCTTATCTCAAACTTGTTCATCAGCTCCATTTACATTTCAATGgaggaggaaaaggaaaacaagaagATTTCCTTGGAAAATGACAATTCAATTCCCTAATTAATGACCATTTAAAATGGCCAATAATCAAAGTCATTATTTCATAGATAATAGAACTTGAAGTGAAACAATTAATCTAGGTAAATGAAATAGGATAAACGGGCTGTTTATTGGGATAGAATAAGCCAAAGTTTCGCTCAGTTTCCTCCCCATCCTTCTGGTCCTCATTAAACATGGCAAATATATAGGCCTCGATCCCACTTCCAGGCCTCCTCGGCGTGCCCTGGCCCACATGTCCGATCAAATTCTGGTTATAAGTTCTGGCATTGTCGACGGATGCAGCAAAGCCCCCCGCCGACGGCCACCCGCTCTCTGACACGACGATCCTTACGTTCGATCCCCCAACCTTCTCTAGCGCCGCGTAGGCGGCGTCCACCATCGCGTCGAAGAGGTTTTGGTAGTCGAACGGGCCGTCATGCACCACCGGACTATTGGACGTAAACAAGGCGTAGTCGAGTGAGATCTGAGCACTGTTGCCCTTGTAGGCGAAGTACGGGTACACGTTGAAGAGTAACGGAGCCTCGTTTGAGGCCAAGAACTGCACTATCGAACCCATTGAGTCCGACGCAAACACACCCGCAGACGGAGGGTACGACTGGCCGAGGGCGTTCCCAGAGACGGCGGTGGAGACCTTGATTTGGCTCTGGAGCCCGGCGGCGTTGATAGCGCCTTGGATGTTTTGCATGGCCGGGAGGACGTACTGGGCCAAGTCAGGGTGCTCAGGGATGAGCTCGTTGCCGACGGCAATGTAGCGGAAGGAGACGCCGGAGAAGGCGACGATGTTGTTCTGGACCCAATCGTGGGCGGCGGAGGGGTCGGAGGCGATGGACTGGAGGTTTTCTCTGGGGACATCGAGGATGAGTTGAATGTTGGATCCGGAGAGGGCTTGGAGGATGTTCTGATCGGGCCAATAGATGCGCATGCTGGCGATGTTGTTAGAGAGGTAGAGGGCGACAGCGTCAGACGGCGAGGGGAGATTATCGCCGAGCCGACCGTGGCAGACGCCAATACCATGCACACCTGCAAAAACCACATCCCACCGGCCGGAATTCTCAGGTTAATTATattccttttatatatatatatataacctagagtgcaagaggaaaaagagaaagagaaagatatATCGATCGTACTGTTTGGCACAGTGACCAGAAAGATTAACGTAATGGCGTAAAAACACAACTTAGCCATGATGATCGAGAGGCTGAATTGCTGTGGTGAAATGTGTCGAAGTGCAACAACACTATATATAGAAGTCGGGGCGTGGAAACATTaattattgtaaaattaaatttaaacatttaattaaaaaatatttaaaacttaattattttaaaacttaattaaaattaatttaaaacttaactaaattattttaaaacttaaccaaatgattttaaaacttaattactttaaaaacttaactaaaattaaaacttaattaaaattattttaaaacttaaccaaattttaaaaattaattaaaattattttaaaaaacttaactaaattttaacacttaattaaaattatttttaaaacttaattaaaataattttaaaactgaactaaattttaaaacttaattattttaaaacatacttaaaattattttaaaatttaactaaattttaaaaccttaaccaaattttaaaatttaattaaaaattatttaaaacttaattaattaaaaacttaattatttaaaaacttaagtaaattttaaattttaattaaaattattttaaaacttaactaaaatttaaaacttcattaaaattatttttaaaaacctaacaaaattttaacacttaataaaaattatttttaaaacataattaaaattattttaaaacttaattattttaaaacataattaaaattattttaaaacttaactaaattttaaaaccttatccaaattttaaaactttattagaaattatttaaaacttaactaaattttaaagcttaattaaaattattttaaaacataattattttaaaacttaactaaattttaacacttaattaaaattatttttaaaacttaattaaaataattttaaaacttaactaaattttaaaacttaattattttaaaacatacttaaaattattttaaaacttaactaaattttaaaaccttaaccaaattttaaaatttaattaaaaatgatttaaaacttaattattttaaaacttaactaaatttaaaaacttaattaaaattattttaaaactttattattttaaaacttaactaaattttaaaacttcattaaaattattttaaaaaacttaactaaattttaacacgtaattaaaatgatttttaaaatttaattaaaataattttaaaacttaactaaattttaaaaattaattattttaaaacataattaaaattattttaaaacttaactaaattttaaaaccttaaccaaattttaaaacttaattaaaaattatttaaaacttaattattttaaaacttaactaattaaattttaaaacttaattaaaattattttaaaacttaactaaattttaaaacttaattaaaattatttcaaaaaacttaactaaatagtaacacttaattaaaattattttaaaaactttattaaaattattttaaaacttaactaaatttcaaAACCTTAACCAAATTTTAAaccataattaaaaattatttaaaacttaattattttaaaacttaactaaattttaaaacttaatttaaattattttaaaacttaattattttaaaacttatctaaaTTTTAAGACttaattagaattattttaaaaaacttagctaaattttaacacttaattaaaattatttttaaaaattaattgaaattattttaaaacctataaCAAGATGCGAATATGACATGgccacccctgacgctagtcagctaAAACTATAATAATAATCTATAATAATTTATGGGaatttttagacatttttctGTATCTCACGTAGATAATTAAAATAATGTGTCTCACGTAGACATTTTTCTGTATCTCACGTAACTAAAGAACCTATAATTTATGCGAATAACCTATAATAATATATggaaatttttagatttttttttgaaattatttggAGGTTGTATGGAGGAGTTTAAGGGTATAAATTCTAAGTATAAGGTGGTAATGGAAATTACAATTAGAGGAGGTTTCATTAAGGGGTAATGAAGACCTAATCTAACCTAACCTAACCTAACCTATATAAGATGCTACAATATCGAGAAGCCCTAAAAACGCCGACTCTTCCCCTTTCTCGTGCCATTCCTCCCGAGAGTGACGATCCATAGCCGGGAGCTCGACCACGCTGCACTCGATCGCCGGCGCCTGGTCATAGACCGAGTAGTCGTGGTCCCCAAAGCCCTTAACGGAGGTCGCAACGGCAGAGTTCTTCGGAGCGTGGTGTCGCGCAGGGGATTCTCGGCCGGGAGAGGGGAGGCGAGCTCCGTGACACTGGAGTCGAATCGTCTGCCCCGGAGCTCTATCTTGATCAAGGAATTGCATGTTCAAGCGGCTGTCTTGTCGATCCGAGCCCTAAAGCCGGGGTTGCTGTCGGATACCCTTCACCGCGAGTGGGGAGATTGGCGCCGAGGTAAAATGAGGTACGGATGATTCAATTAGGGTTTTCTTTTAGCTATGGAAGTTGTGATGTGTGGCTAGATGAGAGGATGAAAGGATTGTGGTTTGATTCCGACAGTGACACACTGTGAGGATATCAGCCAAGATTCTCCAGCAGCAAACTAACACCGGCGGACATCCCTAGGAGATGATTCCCGACCGTGAGTCATTGGGTAAGCCATCTTCAACTTCGGGTGTAGATTTACAGTTCAAGTTAATAGGTTTCGGTAGGGATTATGTGTTGATTGGGTGTGAATgtgttgttggtagctctgtGGGAGCTCGGATCTGTGAATCTGCAGCATCGGGTAGCATCGGTGTGTTAGTGCTGGCGATTTCACCTTCCGACAGCAAGTTAACAGCGGGAAGTTTTGGTGAGGTACGGTGATTCTGTTAGAATTGGAAGTTTGTTGATTGTTGCTTAGATAATTAATAGATGTAGATTTTGTTAAAGAATGAGATAATTTGGTGTTGGATCAGTTTATATGGAACAAATCCATGAAATAGTAATTTAATTGTGGGAGCTGAGGGCAAATTAGGGTTTAGGTTGTAGTTGGATAAGAAATGAACCCGGATTAGTTACCTATTTTGTATATTGGTTTAGTTACTCAGTTTCTTAAGGTTGTGGTTAAAAATTGATACATTGACGCAGGATTTTGATCAAGGCTGGTGTTGAGGCAAAGTGAACGTCGGATTCAGCCTACAGTTAGAGGCGGGTTCTTCTTGACTTACTTCTTTAGTTATCgttcttagtgcatgagttagtttcagatatgtagtatttatcttgactccactcatcttatttcttgtgcttgatactttatccactcaaacTTTGAgatactcgtttctgtatctatacagtctctcgttgctcttcaagatatttagcagatactggaAACCAGATAGTAGATATTAGATACTGGATAGATAGATAACAGATACCCTGGTTACTTGCTTTGGATGCTGTCTATTCATGTttcttactgagcatgctggcttcatataacatacctgatttctgttatatatatatgatgactgttgcattgttcgcatcatgtcattacatgcatcgccgatgaccttggctcccttgtggttgagacggtcattggcctgggccgcacgctcggccactcatgggtagtggtagctggagtgtgccgcttgtcctgtcgtgcaccccactcgcacactcatgggtagtggtagctggagtcgtgggcagcagggaccccgtcgcagacgtaacTATTcaactactatgcaactgtccatccggtcactcgagagtagtggcggcctttgggtggtacagttgtcatcgatccggcttctcaaccatacaggggtcgtggtgcagagaggcgggcggggtgaccatccgtgcatacgctattttCTGTTATATTTGCTTATGTTGTTATATGCTTACTTATACAGTTCTGTTATCTCATACCTGTTatatatatgcttggacactgattACTTTGACAGTATACCTTACATGTCATCTGGGTAGTTgtgagcagtactatagcagttaTGTTACCTCAGACCTTATACTAGCCTAGGTTATGGAATCAGGTATAGATATGTACTTTGATTacacagtagtatctgctatttatctttccgagactgtatcctgttgTATTCCTGGCTATTTAtgttactcatgcactatctatttccttacccgctgagtcttcATACTCACCACCCTatacattggtaatttcaccaggtagccgaTAGTGATGCCAGTACACTTGGGGGATCCcgactgccagtcccacgtcacttCCGAGGACGGATTTTCGATTTTGTTTGGCTTTCTGGTTGTGAGTTGAACTTTTGAACTTGGTATTATAATAACCCTTGTGGAGACTTGAAATTATTCTATGATTGGTTTTgctttgtcgaggagtcaagtcgggccggcccgcggtgagttcttTTGGTATTTTTGGTGTTTGTTGGTTGTTTTCCGCTTTGTTTGATttaccagccgagtgggctgcctATTATCTACATGGTTGTGATTTGTTCTAGTGCAGTTGGCTATATTTTGCATATGTTTATCTGTTAGCTATGTATACTGGATCATTTGTCAccgctacaggggaggtgttgtccgattttcgtcggatgACCTCACTctcagggcgtgacaatttattagtatcagagccacaAGTTTACGATGCCTAAATCGTACTTTTTGGATTTTCATGATTTGATTCCTCGAAGTGAAGTTTTGGGATTTGGGATCAGGCAGCGGCGAAACACCTCCAAGTTATAGGCTGTAAGTTTTATAAGTATAACTATAAAATTGTTGGTAGTACTTATTAATTGTTGCTATCAGGTATGAGACGAGGTCGGTCAGCAGTCGATTCTCGTCGTGGTCTGGGACGACCACGGAAACAACCCATTGAGGTTGGGGAACCAGAACCCGTGATTCAGGAGGTGGATTCTTCCAGGGATCCAACTGATGTTGAGACGGTTAGTCGAGGACAGACCCATCCGACTCCTCATAGAGATCAAGGACCTCAACCTTAGAAGATCCCTTCGGTAGTACCACCTGTGAGAGATCAGGGATTTCAGATACCGGGGATTCCTTCCGTGATACCATCAGTGGAACCTGCACCTGCTACTACTGATTGGATGCGGGATAGAGCTTGTATACCGTTGTTGGCGAGGTCCGTCAAGGATAGAGTTACTTTATACCCGGGCGGAGCTGACCCCTGGGCTGCTCGTAGCTAGTTGGGAAATTTGGAAAGCACTTTCGGGTATATGAGCTGTATAGATGAAGAGAAAGTGGAGTTGGCTGCGTATCACCTCCGAGATCAGGCGGTCACTTGGTGGGATATGCAGAAGACGATCTTCGGGGAGCAACATATCACATGGTTGATGTTTCGTGATGCTTTCGAGTGGCAGTATTTCCCTGCTACCTTTTGTCTTGCTCGTCGCCAGGAGTTTCTGAATCTCAAGCAGGGCGATCGTTCAATAttggagtataatgcagagttcaGTAGGTTGGCTGAATTTTTTCCTCAGCTAGTAGCACAGGATTATGATCGGATGCATCAGTTTTCTCAGGGCCTTGCTGCATACATTCGGATCTGGATGTCAGGTTTTCCAGGTAGTTCTTACCGGGAGGTGTTGGTTCGAGCATTGTTTATTGAGATGACTCAACAACAAGTGGCTTAGGAGAAAAGTAATGACAAGTAGCTGTCGCTGAAGAGAGGGAATAAGGGTCAAGACTTGCAAGTTGCTTCCGAAGGATCTTCTCGGCCACAGAAATCAGGGCGAACCACGGACGGGTCTACTTGTTCCTCTAAGAGAAATCGGAAGAATGACATTAGTGAAACTAGGTGTTTCCAGTGCGGCTCGAAAAGTCACCTCAAACCCGATTGTACATTCGATCACTCGATATGCTTCTAATGTAAGCTTCCGGGTCATGAGAGTCGAGAATGTACCTTGAAGGCTCAGTTGGAGACTACTAAAGTTACCCAACAGGAAGATCGACCGACCCAGCCGTTGCAGAAGAGATGATCTCAAATGAGTCAGAGTGCGTCATGTCAGCAACGACCGCTGCTTTCTCAGGGACAGATATATCATATTCAGGGGCAAGAACCAGCGACTACATAGTATTCTGCCGCAGTGTTTTCTCATCAGCCATTTCCAATACAACAGGATTTTCATCCACCTCAGCCCTACTCAGCATACCAGCAGCGGCTTCAGTCTCAATATCAGCAGTCGGTTTCTGCACCTCCAATTCCAGCATAGACCACCCCGGGCATGCCTCAGCTGAGGTCAGAGGAGGGTCGCGTTtatgccgtcacacaagaggagGCACAGGGGCTGAGAGATCGGTCTTCCGAggtattattttactttatacGTCTATTGATAGATGCTAGTGGCTCCCATTTGTTCACCTCTCAAGTATCTTTTCGGGGGTGTTACCTACACGCTAGACACGTGACATAGCAGTATCCTTACCGTCTAGAGAGGTACGTGTTATATGTCAAGAAGTTAGAGGATGTTATGTGGATTTCGATGGTTAGACACTGGTGGTGGATATATAAGTGTTAGAAGTGGCAAGACTCGACATTTCCTTGGGCTTTGAATGGATGGCCGGGAAACATGTCATTTGTGTTTAATGCACTTATATtgaaaatttagggaccaaatttttgttaGAGGGGTAGaatgtgagatacggcaaaataaaTAACAAAGGATAATAGGGGAATAACCTAAAATAATTTATGGGAATTTGTAGACATATTTCTGGAATTATTTGGAGGTTGTATGGaggagtttaaggggataaattctAAGTATAAGGTGGTAATGGAAATTACCATTAGAGGAGGTTTAATTAAGGGGTAATGAAGACCTAACCTAACCTAACCTATATAAGATGCTACAGTACTGAGAAGCCCTAAAAACGCCGACTCTTCCCCTTTCTCGTGCCATTCCTCCCGAGAGCGCCGATCCACAGCTGGGATCTCGACCACGCTGCGCTCGATCACCGGCGCCTGGTCACAGACTAAGTAGCCGTGGTCCCCAAAGCCCTTAACGGAGGTTGCGACGGCAGAGTTCTTCGGAGCGTGGTGTCGCGCAGGGGATTCTCGGTCGGGAGAGGGGAGGCGAGCTCCGGTGACACTGGAGTCGAATCGTCTACCCCAGAGCTCTATCTTGATCAAGGAATTGCGTTTCCAAGCGCCCGTCTTGTCGATCTGAGCCCTAAAGCCGGGGTTGCTATCGGATACCCTTTGTCGTGAGTGGGGAGATTGGCGCCGAGGTAAAATGAGGTACGGATGATTCAATTAGGGTTTTCTTTTAGCTATGGAAGCTGTGATGTGTGGCTAGATGAGAGGATGAATGGATTGTGGTTTGATTCTGGCAGTGACACACTGTGAGGAGCTCAGCCAAGATTCTCCAACAGCAAACTAACATCGGTGGACATCCCTAGCAGATGATTCCCGACCGTGAGTCATTGGGTAAGCCATCTTTAGCTTCGGGTGTAGATTTACAATTCAAGTTAATAGGTTTCTGTAGGGATTATGTGTTGATTGGGTGTGAATgtgttgttggtagctctgtGGGAGCTCGGATCTGTGAATCTGCAGCATCGGGTAGCACCGGTGTGCTAGTGCCGACGATTTCACCTTCTGACAGCGAGTTAACAGCGGGAAGTTTTGGTGAGGTACGATGATTTTGTTAGAATTGGAAGTTTGTTGATTGTTGCTTAGATAATTGATAGATGTAGATTTTGTTAAAGAATGAGATAATTTGGTGTTGGATCAGTTTATATGGAACAAATCCATGAAATGGTAATTTAATTGTGAGAGCTGAGGGCAAATTAGGGTTTAGGTTGTAGTTGGATAAGAAACGAACCCGGATTAGTTACCTATTTTGTATATTGGTTTAGTTACTCAGTTTCTTAAGGTTGTGATTAAAAATTGATGCATTGACGCAGGATTTTGATCGAGGCTGGTGTTGAGGCAAAGTGAATGTCGGATTCAGCCTATAGTTAGAGGCGTGTACTTCTTGATTTACTTCTTTAGTTATCGATCTTAGTGCTTGAGTTAGTTTCAGATATGtattatttatcttgactcccCTCGTCTTATTTCttatgcttgatactttatccactcaatctttgagatactcgtttctgtatctatacagtctctcgtttcTATTcgtgatatttagcagatatcgGAAACCAGATAGTAGATATTAGATACTGGATAgatagataccagataccatggttactgttggatcgaaagcgctagaggggcgggtgaatagcgctcgtggctatttcgttcgtttcggaatcgtaaaacaatcgagtagataaacacaacggaaaaataaaagagcacacactaacacaagttggttacttggttcggagcctgtggcgactcctactccaaggcccgcgatcgttgatcgcttctggtgggcaacaactataagctcgaaagttgttattacaaactaagtacaatgtaaaagcagtaaacaaactttataccgacaacaaaatactGAAAGATGAAGCTCTGGGTCGTCATgatctcgttgcagcactttgggatcatctcgtaggcagcttgtagcaaaAAGATCGCTTGAAAGAACTTGTTCTAAGCTGCTGTttgaagtccccttataaacagtgctggaggcgcctccaaggctgtccgaggcgcctccaacgagccaattcagccgcgtagatcagcgcagactccttctgcgcttatcctcctcaaggcgccttaaaggcctgtccaaggcgccttgaaccccagctccaaggcgccttcaagtccatctaaggcgcctccagtgtttctggacagctggcttcggctagcacccagggcgcctccaagccccatggaggcgcctcagacactgttcatccgaggtctaagttgctcatttgttcctgcaaattgtgttagtcccaaacacaaaccctgcaaaacaaagttagcacagaaataatatgatcgatatacttgacagtcgtcggactgtccgggtctgactttggatttccaaccggaaatcctaggtcaacccgatgactactgttctctcaacggggaacgcgtcctcacctactccactcatgagatttacctgttgctagtgcgattctccagatcgactggacttttgctcagcgttcgaagcttccggactttcagctggacttccgcttcccggctggtccaggctttcacctagttcgcgacaccaggactttccacctagggttacccctagGTCTTTTGCCTAAAGCTCccgactcaccaagactttccgcatagggttaccaccccctatgatctagggttaccaccccctagggttttctacctgcctaaccgcagctaggactttcctaaaacacataattaagtgcattagatcacaagacaacttaactttgaattcctttgccattatcaaaacaacggtcgatcatcggatgcttcccgcaccaacaatctccccattttttattatggcaactgaaattcaaagctaagtaaaagtAGATGtataaagtttaagtaagcaagcttaatagAATTTAACTGCacgcatggttaagctaaaacttaaattttgtcaggctcccccttaataacggCTTTCTCTATAAAATTAgcctttcttttgaattttcctactctccccctttgccattcatcaaaaaataagcatgtttgaaaaaaaaaaacatttcttgTAAATCAAATTCACTAAGTAAAATAGTTTGAGCTTGAAGTTTGATCTTCTAAAACTTTATCAATTTATTTTGTTAGAGAAAAGAATTTTCATAGTAGAAATTgtagtttcaaaaaaaatttctttaaaagtttCTTAGAACACTTAGTTTCTTATAATTCATTCTAAAAGTCTTAGCTATGTGAAATCAAGATCTAAAGAtcaattaatttagtttaaaaggctaataaaaagttgactttgaaatatagctttagccaattttgaaacCTAGTTGAGGTGTTGTTGAAAGTTTTATCTAAATTTTGTGAATCTGttagaaaatacttagctaaattttcaaaaatacttaaggGAAAGTGTGTTTTGAAGAGATTAGAAAGATTTCAAAATTGCAAAGGCTTtgttaacaattattttaaaaagactttTAGTAATGGCTAAGGCTAAAAcgacaaaagaaaataatttttgaaaagattttgtagTTACTTGACCAGAATATTGAAAGCTTCGTACAGAAAAATGACTTTTTGAAAGTtagagttttgaaaacttagctaaatttgaaaggcTTTTTCTTTTAGATAAATAATCAATTTAAAGTttttgagggcaagggaggagcttcaatccttaatgtccaagcatgagttgagttagattgattgtaA from Zingiber officinale cultivar Zhangliang chromosome 5B, Zo_v1.1, whole genome shotgun sequence encodes the following:
- the LOC121987704 gene encoding glucan endo-1,3-beta-glucosidase-like, with the protein product MRIYWPDQNILQALSGSNIQLILDVPRENLQSIASDPSAAHDWVQNNIVAFSGVSFRYIAVGNELIPEHPDLAQYVLPAMQNIQGAINAAGLQSQIKVSTAVSGNALGQSYPPSAGVFASDSMGSIVQFLASNEAPLLFNVYPYFAYKGNSAQISLDYALFTSNSPVVHDGPFDYQNLFDAMVDAAYAALEKVGGSNVRIVVSESGWPSAGGFAASVDNARTYNQNLIGHVGQGTPRRPGSGIEAYIFAMFNEDQKDGEETERNFGLFYPNKQPVYPISFT